The genomic stretch TAATAATAAGTTCAGGGTTAGAATCATAACCGACTCCGACTAAAAGAGAACAATAAACGAGGTTATTTGTGCCAGTATACGTGGTAACATCTTCTGTAAAAAAGCGTTGATTAGGGATAATTTTTTCCGAGTTATCTGTTGTCATTCTTACGGTGGTTGCCCTGATTCCTAATTCTTTTACTTCACAAGTTTGTCCTTCGATACTGATAATATCTCCAGGTGTTAATATTTTTTCAAATAATAGAATAATGCCACTAAAAAAATTACTAATAATTTCTTTTAAAGCGAAGCCAATACCCACCGATAAACCACCACTAATAGCGGTTACTGCTCTACCATCCACTCCCACATAACCTAAAATTAACACAATTCCTAAAGTGATTAAAAAATAACGTAATAATAATATACTTGCTTGAATTTCTCCTTTATCTGAAGCCGTTTTAGGTTTAATAAATATTATTAACAATTTTTCTAATAGGGTAACAATTACCAGCCAAAAATATAGTCCTATAAATAAAACAAATATAGATTGAATAGTAACATAATTATTAAATAATTTGATTAAAACTACCTGAGAAAATTCTTGAAAATTTCCCGAAAGCTCTAGTATTTTTCTCAACACAAATAAGGTGAATAAAGGATAAAATATTTTCCATTGGTATTCTCGAATAATATTTAAAGGAAAAGTACCATATAAAAATGCCAATAAACATCTTAGAATTAAATAAACTACTACTATTTCTTTGCCTAAATTAATTAATCCCTTTGTCGAATTTAGACTATTTAAAAAAGCCTCTATTAAATTAAGTAAAATTAAAGTAATTAAAGGAAAGTCGATACTTTGTAAAAATAAAGCAATATACTCATTAGGTTCTAGTTTTTCATCTCGCCAAATAAAAGTAGTAAATTGAGGAATTTTTTGATGTAACCAATTCCAAATAACTTTAGATAATAACCAACCCGTTATTAAAGAAATAAAGATAATTAATGACTGAATTTGAATGTCAGATCGAGCTAAAAATATTGATTGTTTTACAAGAATATCAGAAAAAGTTATAACTTTATTTTTCATAAAAATAGACATTTATTAACTACTAAAATTACCTATCAATAACATTAATTCTTCGGCAGCTTTTATAGTAGAAATTTCTCCGACAAAGGCTTGTTGATATAAAGTTTCCCCTTTTTCAAAAACTTGGATAATTTGTTCTAAATTATTAAGAGGAATAGCCACCGCCGATTCAGCTTGTTTTAATAAGACGGATTCGATGGGAAGTAAAGCAACGTTGAGATTTACATTCCGATTGGTGGGAATGAAACTCTGAGTTTTGATAATTCCGGCTAATTGTTGTTCAGGATTAGTGATATATTTTCCGAAAGCTAACCCTAGATGGTTTTCATTATCTGTGTTACTATGATTAAATACTATAACTTTGGTATAAAGCAAAGGAGTAGCTTTTCCTCCATCCCCTTGAGGTAATAAAGCAACTCGGAAATTATCTTTTAAACTCTCAGTAAAATCGAGAATTTCCTTTGATTCACAAACATAATAAGCCAATTTACCTTCACTAAAAGCATTGTGGAGAATAGTACGATCGCGACTAAAAATAACGTTAGGTTGTAAAGAAGCATTTTTAAGCCAATCCAGCCATTTTACCCATCCATCAAGATTAGCTTCAAGTAAACCTAATTCATTAAATAATTTACCACCAAAAGTACCCATGCCCCAAAAAGTATCTTCAAAAGAGGAAACTAAACCCACAGTATAACCTTTGATTGCTCTTTGAATTAATCCATCTAAATCTGTTGGTGGAGTGCTGAAAATTGGCTCATTTGTCGCATTTAATTTTGCTTTATTATAACAAAGAACTCTTGTATTTGAACCTAATGGAATACCATAAATTTTTCCTAGATAACGTACTTGACTTAAGGTAAGAGGGGAATAGATAGAAGTGTCAATAAATTGAGAATCAATAGGATTAATTAATCTTTTTTTGAGTAATTCTATGAGATTTTTTGCTTCAATAATTAAAGCACTTGAACCAAAACCAGCTCCCGATTTTTCAATAAAAAGAGAGGGATTTTTTTTGTCATGAATTGATTGAAGGAGAAGATTAACTTCTGGATTTAATTGTTTAAATTGTTCTACAGCATTTATGAACATATTCGCAACTTTTCCCTCTGTAGAATGCCAAATTAATAGATTGCCTTGCAGTTGTGTTGATGATAGATTTATTTTATTAAGTACAGCAATTTGAATGAGTAAAATTAAGCTAATACTAATAATAAAGTAATATAAAAAACTCAATAAATTTTTATGTTTAAACAACTTTGACATTTACTAAAAAATTCTACCTATTTAACTAATTTAACCAGTTATTGATTATGATTAAAAATGAAAAGTTGCTGACAAAAATGGCCCGTTAAAACTTTCTTTAAATCCGAAGGCATTATTACCACTACCCCAAGAATAATCTATTTCATAGAAACGATAGCCTAATTGTAAAGCTGTGTTATAACCGATCCATACATCAGTACCAAATAAGACATTCCAACTCATATCCGTCTCTCCGGCTAATCCAAATCCTGACGCATCACCCCTTAACCATAGTCCTATGCGATCGTTCAATTGCATTCCTAACTTAGCACCTATCATCGGTTCAAGCCAAGTTCGAGTTTGTCCGTAATTATTTTTAAAACTACCATTAAAATTAACTAAAGTACTGGTAGCGACAACGTTAATAGTTTCTTCTATATTGATACTTATATTATTTAATCTCATTCCGGCGATGGGTTGAAACCAGAAAAGAGGATAATTACGTCCTGAAGGTTTATCTCCTAATTTATAATTGGGAATTTCCCCAAAATGATAACTCACGGCAAAGTCATAAATACCTTGTTGAAAACTTAAATTAGTTTGACTATCAATATCCAAGTTTTGGGGCGATCGATTTTCGATAAAATCCTTTGTTTGTTCAATTTTTGCTAATTCTTGATCTATCAAGGCTTTCGCTTCTTCTAATTCTTTTTGTAATTCTCGTAATTTTTCTGTATCTTCAATTTTCCGTTCTTCGATAACTGTTTCAATACCCTGTCTTACAGTCTCACGAGTTTCTGTCAATTTTTGTTTAATTTCAGGAATAGAAGATAAAACTTCTCTAACTCTCGTATCTTCAATTCTCTTATTTAACTCTTGTAAATCTTGAATTTGAGGAAAATCTTTAATATTTAGAGCCAATAATTCTTTAAAACCTTCAGGAATTAATTGAAAGTTTTTTAAGTCTTGAAAATTCAAATCACCGATACGAGAATTAACAAAATTAGTCAAATTATTTCTAATTTCTTCTACTTTTATATCAACAGCTTTTAATCTTTCCAAATCTTCATTAACAGTAAATTTTAAGTCTTCAATTTTTGTATCTACTCTTTGGATAATTTCATTCTTTTTTAACTGTTCATTTTCTTTCGCTATTTCAATTTTTTGTTCAAGATTATTAACTAATTCTGTCACCCTTGTATTTGTGCCTTTACTTAGTAAATAATTCACAGAATTTAAAGCTGAGGGGTTACGACTGAGTTGTTTACTTAAGTTAACTGCATCACCCAAATTGACGTAATAACCATCAAAAATAAAGCCTAATCGTCCTTTCCATGCTTCCACCCTTGCACTAGCAGTAAAGTTCAAAGAATCGAAAACTTGCCCTAAGTCCATATCATAATCAACAGTTCGTCCCCTAGCTGTAGCTGTGCCATAAGTATTTATAGGTACGGTTGTATAAGGTTGAAATTGCAAACGCCATTTATTAGGATCTGTTGTGATATTAATTTCAGAATTTTGGGCTTGAATTTGAGGTAATAAACTATTAATATTTTGATTGAATTGATTGTTTTGAAAAGTCTCTAAATTATTTTTTTTAAGTTCTAATTCTTGAAAATAATTTCCCCTTAAATCTTCCGCACAATCACAGCCATTAGAAGTAAATATATCGTCTTTTTCTTGGGAAGTTATAGGGTTAGCGATCGCTTTTAAAGGAAAATAAAGACTTCCTATTGTTAGGATAGATATTAAAGATTTTTGTGATAAAAACATATTAATAAATAAAAAGTGAGTAATTTAAAACATTTATTATTTGAAAAAAGATTTAATTTACTTTGATTCTGAGTAGTAATGAGAAAACCTCAAATACTTATACTTAATAAACAATCACTGGACGGGGTGCAATATACATACACTGGAGGTGCATAAACTGGAGCTACGGGAGCAACAACAACGGGAGGGTTATAATAATAGGTAAATAAAGCACAGATAGATTTTTTGTTCATGGTTTTAATAATTGAGTAAGGTGGGCAATGCCCACGTTAAATTTATGGACAGCAAAAAAACTAAACTATTCAGAAACTTTATTATTTCTCTGGGCTTGTTTTAGTTTCTCTATATCTTCAGGGCTTAATTGAGGTCGATCGATCGTCAAAGTTAACTTATCGAGCTTACCGTTAAACTGGAAAGGTACTTGATAATAAGCATCATCAACAGGTGTACCTGTATCAGCACCAATATCAAAGTTTTCATCCCATTGCAGAATAAAGGGCAAGGTTTTTTCCATTTTTTGAGTAGCTACTACATTACCATCAACTTTGAGAACACCAGTACCACTGCGTCCAATACCGCTGACATTATTGAAAGCAAGAGTACCCATGCCTAAACCATCATACTTAAAGTCAAATTCTACGGTATGTTTACCAGCAGATATTGGTTGTTGCCCTTCCCAACGGATTCTTTCTAAATCCACCAAATTCCACACAAACACTGGTTTTCCTTCAAGGAGATAAAAGCCATAACCGCCAAAACGACCTCCTTGAGTGGCGATCATTCCTTGTCCTCCGTTTTGAGGTACTTCTACTTCCGCTTTAAAGTTATAGGAAGAGTTTAAAATACTTGGAGCAACACCGTTGGGTATGCCGGTTAACTCTCCTCGATAGGTAAACACATTTCGTCCAGCCGTAAGACTAGGGCGAGGAGTAATTAAACGGGGTGTTACAGAACCATCAAGGGGTAAAACTTGATATTTATCGGCTTCCTTCCAAAATAAATTCTGTAATTCTTTGAGTTTTTGGGGATTTTGGTCAGCAATATTATTGGATTGTGTCCAATCTTTAGTTAAATCGTACAATTCCCACGGTGATGATGCAGGATCAAGGTTTCCTAAACCGCCTATTATCCAAGGAGGACGTACAACTTTAGTACTGGCGATCCAACCTTCATTATAAAGAGCCTGATCTCCTAACATCTCAAAATACTGGGTTTTATGGGTAGATGGTATTTTAGCATTTTCAGCATCAAAGGTATAGACTAAACTCACACCTTCAATGGGTTTTTGCTCAATACCATCAACAATTTTCGGTGCAGGAATGCCTGTTAATTCTAAGATGGTGGGAACTATATCAA from Geminocystis sp. NIES-3709 encodes the following:
- a CDS encoding mechanosensitive ion channel family protein; this encodes MKNKVITFSDILVKQSIFLARSDIQIQSLIIFISLITGWLLSKVIWNWLHQKIPQFTTFIWRDEKLEPNEYIALFLQSIDFPLITLILLNLIEAFLNSLNSTKGLINLGKEIVVVYLILRCLLAFLYGTFPLNIIREYQWKIFYPLFTLFVLRKILELSGNFQEFSQVVLIKLFNNYVTIQSIFVLFIGLYFWLVIVTLLEKLLIIFIKPKTASDKGEIQASILLLRYFLITLGIVLILGYVGVDGRAVTAISGGLSVGIGFALKEIISNFFSGIILLFEKILTPGDIISIEGQTCEVKELGIRATTVRMTTDNSEKIIPNQRFFTEDVTTYTGTNNLVYCSLLVGVGYDSNPELIINLLLEIAYNNKRVLKNPSPIAFFLNFGDSSLNFELKFWLDDVNIRKGVISELNCTLFKEFTDNNIEIPYPQRDIHIKNIKKS
- a CDS encoding extracellular solute-binding protein → MSKLFKHKNLLSFLYYFIISISLILLIQIAVLNKINLSSTQLQGNLLIWHSTEGKVANMFINAVEQFKQLNPEVNLLLQSIHDKKNPSLFIEKSGAGFGSSALIIEAKNLIELLKKRLINPIDSQFIDTSIYSPLTLSQVRYLGKIYGIPLGSNTRVLCYNKAKLNATNEPIFSTPPTDLDGLIQRAIKGYTVGLVSSFEDTFWGMGTFGGKLFNELGLLEANLDGWVKWLDWLKNASLQPNVIFSRDRTILHNAFSEGKLAYYVCESKEILDFTESLKDNFRVALLPQGDGGKATPLLYTKVIVFNHSNTDNENHLGLAFGKYITNPEQQLAGIIKTQSFIPTNRNVNLNVALLPIESVLLKQAESAVAIPLNNLEQIIQVFEKGETLYQQAFVGEISTIKAAEELMLLIGNFSS